One Coffea arabica cultivar ET-39 chromosome 5c, Coffea Arabica ET-39 HiFi, whole genome shotgun sequence DNA window includes the following coding sequences:
- the LOC113691014 gene encoding uncharacterized protein → MERSRRSRSRSRLDRERERELIRERERELEMRESRRFKEKKEAVEPEADPERDQRTVFAYQMPLKATERDVYEFFSKAGKARDVRLIMDRNSRRSKGVGYIEFFDSMSVPMAIALSGHLLLGQPVMVKPSEAEKNLVPSNASSNSSVVGPYGATDRKLYVGNLHFNMTEFQLKQIFEAFGPVELVQLPTDPETGHCKGFGFVQFAQLEHAKAAQVLNGKLEIAGRTIKVSSVMDHVGVQDSGQKTADFDDDDGGGLALNAQSRAMLMAKLDRSGIASSVAGSLGVPALNGATPAQQSITMPMVAPTAMSAPVLPAQVLMPPEPIGNPSECLLLKNMFDPATETDPEFDLDIRDDVREECSNYGPVKHIHVDKNSAGYVYLRFENVEASARAQQAMHKRWFARRLISAIFLQPYEYDAKFKGAA, encoded by the coding sequence ATGGAGAGGTCAAGGAGGAGCCGAAGCAGGTCCAGGCTCGATCGTGAAAGGGAGAGAGAGTTGATCAGGGAACGAGAGCGCGAGCTCGAGATGAGGGAAAGCAGGAgatttaaagaaaagaaagaagcgGTGGAACCTGAGGCTGACCCAGAAAGGGATCAGAGAACAGTATTTGCTTACCAGATGCCCTTGAAGGCAACTGAGAGGGATGTTTACGAGTTTTTCTCAAAAGCAGGAAAGGCGAGGGATGTACGTCTTATCATGGATCGAAATTCGAGGAGATCAAAAGGAGTTGGGTACATTGAGTTCTTTGATTCCATGTCTGTGCCGATGGCAATTGCTCTATCTGGGCATCTACTTCTTGGACAGCCTGTTATGGTTAAACCATCAGAGGCAGAAAAGAACCTTGTTCCATCAAATGCTTCCAGTAATTCAAGCGTTGTGGGCCCATATGGTGCAACAGATAGGAAACTCTATGTTGGAAATTTACATTTCAACATGACTGAATTTCAGCTTAAACAGATTTTTGAAGCATTTGGGCCCGTTGAACTTGTACAGCTGCCTACTGATCCTGAGACTGGACATTGCAAAGGTTTTGGCTTTGTTCAATTTGCTCAACTAGAACATGCAAAGGCTGCGCAAGTTCTAAATGGGAAATTGGAGATTGCTGGTCGAACTATTAAGGTTTCATCTGTTATGGATCATGTTGGAGTGCAAGATTCAGGGCAGAAAACTGCCgattttgatgatgatgatggagGTGGATTGGCTTTGAATGCTCAATCAAGAGCAATGCTAATGGCAAAACTGGATCGTAGTGGGATTGCGTCAAGTGTTGCTGGTTCCCTTGGAGTACCTGCGCTTAATGGCGCAACTCCTGCACAACAATCCATAACCATGCCCATGGTTGCACCTACAGCAATGTCTGCTCCAGTACTTCCAGCACAAGTTTTAATGCCCCCAGAGCCCATTGGCAACCCAAGCGAGTGTTTACTTTTGAAGAATATGTTTGATCCTGCAACTGAGACGGATCCAGAATTTGATTTGGACATCAGGGATGATGTGCGTGAAGAATGTTCAAACTATGGCCCGGTGAAGCATATCCATGTGGACAAGAATAGTGCTGGCTATGTTTATTTGCGCTTTGAGAATGTGGAGGCTTCAGCACGCGCTCAACAAGCCATGCACAAGCGATGGTTTGCTCGCCGATTGATTTCAGCAATCTTCTTGCAACCATATGAATATGATGCAAAATTTAAAGGGGCTGCTTGA